The Leucobacter rhizosphaerae genome includes a region encoding these proteins:
- a CDS encoding PP2C family protein-serine/threonine phosphatase, whose translation MNDSQENALHRAITTGERPVIEAAARTDVGVHRRVNEDAVLAENGVYIVADGMGGHEAGDLASAAAIGPFAELAADPRVPDFRVVEATIERSRNAVDAVSMQTERGAGCTLTGVVLIEHEGAPHWYVLNVGDSRVYLHRGAQLTQLTADHSLQAELLAEGRAEAASTPRNVITRALGSDDSRHDAWLLPVHTGTRLLVCSDGLTTEVPDDEIRAVLTIGGRPAPVADELIRLAREGGGRDNISAIVVDTVTAGSAEAAGEAGALDAHEDVDTAETLEVTRPVRR comes from the coding sequence GTGAATGACAGCCAGGAGAACGCCTTGCACCGGGCGATCACGACGGGTGAGCGGCCGGTGATCGAGGCCGCCGCCCGCACCGACGTCGGCGTGCACCGCCGCGTCAACGAGGACGCGGTGCTCGCCGAGAACGGGGTCTACATCGTCGCCGACGGCATGGGCGGGCACGAGGCCGGTGATCTGGCGAGCGCAGCCGCGATCGGGCCGTTCGCAGAGCTGGCTGCCGACCCGCGGGTTCCGGACTTCCGTGTCGTCGAGGCGACGATCGAGCGCTCCCGCAACGCGGTGGATGCGGTGTCGATGCAGACCGAGCGGGGCGCCGGTTGCACCCTCACCGGGGTGGTGCTCATCGAGCACGAGGGGGCGCCGCACTGGTACGTCCTGAACGTGGGGGATTCGCGGGTCTACCTGCACCGGGGCGCGCAGCTGACCCAGCTCACCGCGGACCACTCGCTGCAGGCGGAGCTTCTCGCCGAAGGACGGGCGGAGGCCGCGAGCACGCCGCGCAACGTCATCACCCGCGCGCTCGGCTCCGACGATTCCCGACACGACGCGTGGCTCCTGCCCGTGCACACCGGCACGCGCCTGCTCGTCTGCTCGGACGGGCTCACGACCGAGGTGCCGGACGACGAGATCCGCGCCGTGCTCACGATCGGTGGTCGGCCCGCCCCGGTGGCGGACGAACTGATCCGGCTCGCACGCGAGGGAGGCGGGCGCGACAACATCTCGGCCATCGTCGTCGACACCGTGACCGCGGGATCCGCGGAGGCGGCCGGCGAGGCGGGCGCGCTCGACGCGCACGAGGACGTCGACACCGCCGAGACGCTCGAGGTGACCCGGCCGGTGCGGCGATGA
- a CDS encoding transglutaminase domain-containing protein has protein sequence MTGPITIPEQPGGRARRFVGGLVALALALALGVAAAWPIYATPWLGVVAASAWVLGAGLVWARERWRFSFVVTAALILGTLVLTIVPVAVPQALSSDLLRGLGDGLAAIALGWKQVLTLSLPVGTYQTVLVPAYVVMLATVILSLTLAVRRGRWSSLAALPLLAPVAYGTVFGASALSAPLHLGPLTITAPRELALWLAAGVLGAIWVAWTSGADRRAALRLGRSESDAPVSRGRAVRGLIAAAAVVVALGLGALVAPALDAGARAVPRDAVDPEIVVRDRPSPLAAYRLSKQDDRIDQELFTVSADDGLPPALRLAVLDAYAGVDFHVSPDAAGRFTRFPSGDDLAAPSRVTVEIADGYQDIWAPASTLGAPPTFDGPRAAALADGFYVNRATGAAIAVPDGSAASPGLTAGDAYTAPMETRVADGKPGAPGSDAPLLDLETVPELARWIERQDVSTDGTGLGTLIERLRARGYLSHALSDTTGQPIWLQRLSEEYGTRFEPSSGGHSLARVEDLFAELNTQQESAGEGASDATLVAGIGDDEQFAAAGALIARALGYDSRVVVGVRFGDGVPGVPACEETCTGEHLAAWIEVQDESGNWFPMDVSPQTEQPPQRLEQGEQLPEFPTTPEERDAREVDPPIGLGEQAENGENPDDTAGASWLWPTLRIAGLSVAGLGLVLLPVLFLPLAKRRRARSRQAEPDPELRALGAWEEYVDRARDAGVHVPPGASRSGVAASIAGPASLGIAAAVDRAVFSPRGIDGAQADGIWAAVDQESRERAAAQTRWQRIRAAYALRSYGVRLGRGRTRDASDRTGTEAWGSTAQ, from the coding sequence ATGACCGGTCCGATCACGATCCCCGAGCAGCCGGGCGGCCGGGCCCGCCGGTTCGTCGGCGGCCTCGTCGCCCTCGCCCTCGCCCTCGCCCTCGGCGTGGCGGCCGCGTGGCCCATCTACGCGACGCCGTGGCTCGGCGTCGTCGCGGCGTCGGCGTGGGTGCTCGGCGCCGGTCTCGTCTGGGCGCGCGAGCGGTGGCGGTTCTCCTTCGTCGTGACCGCGGCGCTGATCCTCGGCACGCTCGTCCTCACGATCGTGCCCGTGGCGGTGCCCCAGGCGCTCTCGAGCGACCTGCTCCGCGGCCTCGGCGACGGGCTCGCGGCGATCGCACTCGGGTGGAAGCAGGTGCTGACGCTCAGTCTCCCCGTCGGCACGTACCAGACGGTGCTGGTGCCGGCGTACGTGGTGATGCTCGCCACCGTGATCCTGTCACTGACGCTCGCGGTGCGCCGCGGTCGGTGGTCGAGCCTCGCCGCGCTCCCGCTCCTTGCACCCGTCGCCTACGGCACGGTCTTCGGCGCCTCCGCACTGAGCGCGCCCCTGCATCTCGGGCCGCTCACGATCACCGCGCCGCGCGAGCTCGCCCTGTGGCTCGCCGCGGGGGTGCTCGGCGCGATCTGGGTCGCCTGGACCTCGGGGGCGGATCGCCGGGCCGCGCTGAGACTCGGTCGGTCCGAGAGCGACGCACCGGTGTCCCGCGGCCGAGCCGTCCGAGGCCTCATCGCCGCCGCGGCCGTGGTGGTCGCGCTCGGCCTCGGGGCTCTCGTCGCCCCGGCGCTCGACGCCGGAGCGCGCGCCGTGCCGCGCGACGCCGTCGACCCGGAGATCGTGGTGCGGGATCGGCCGAGCCCGCTCGCCGCCTACCGGCTGTCCAAGCAGGACGACCGGATCGACCAGGAGCTCTTCACGGTGTCGGCCGACGACGGTCTGCCGCCGGCTCTGCGACTGGCCGTGCTCGACGCCTACGCGGGTGTCGACTTCCACGTCAGCCCCGACGCCGCCGGGCGCTTCACCCGATTTCCGAGCGGCGACGACCTCGCCGCGCCGAGCCGGGTCACCGTCGAGATCGCCGACGGCTACCAAGACATCTGGGCGCCCGCGTCGACGCTGGGCGCACCGCCGACCTTTGACGGCCCGCGCGCCGCGGCGCTCGCCGACGGGTTCTACGTGAACCGCGCCACCGGTGCCGCGATCGCCGTGCCCGACGGCTCGGCCGCGTCGCCGGGACTGACGGCGGGCGACGCCTACACCGCACCCATGGAGACGCGCGTGGCCGACGGAAAGCCCGGTGCGCCCGGATCCGACGCGCCGCTCCTCGACCTCGAGACGGTGCCCGAGTTGGCCCGCTGGATCGAGCGGCAGGACGTGTCGACCGACGGAACCGGCCTCGGCACGCTCATCGAGCGGCTGCGCGCCCGCGGCTACCTCAGCCACGCCCTCTCCGATACGACCGGTCAGCCGATCTGGCTGCAGCGCCTCTCGGAGGAATACGGCACCCGCTTCGAGCCGAGCTCGGGCGGGCACTCGCTCGCGCGCGTCGAGGACCTCTTCGCGGAGCTGAACACGCAGCAGGAGTCCGCCGGGGAGGGTGCGAGCGACGCGACGCTCGTCGCCGGGATCGGCGACGACGAGCAGTTCGCGGCCGCGGGGGCCCTCATCGCGCGGGCGCTCGGGTACGACTCCCGGGTGGTCGTCGGTGTGCGATTCGGCGACGGGGTCCCCGGCGTCCCCGCGTGCGAGGAGACCTGCACGGGCGAGCACCTCGCCGCGTGGATCGAGGTGCAGGACGAGTCCGGGAACTGGTTCCCGATGGACGTCTCGCCGCAGACCGAGCAGCCCCCGCAGCGGCTCGAGCAGGGCGAGCAGCTGCCGGAGTTCCCGACCACTCCCGAGGAGCGCGACGCCCGTGAGGTCGATCCTCCCATCGGGCTCGGCGAGCAGGCGGAGAACGGAGAGAATCCCGATGACACCGCGGGTGCCTCCTGGCTGTGGCCGACGCTTCGGATCGCCGGGCTCTCGGTCGCCGGGCTCGGACTCGTGCTGCTGCCCGTGCTGTTCCTGCCGCTCGCGAAGCGGCGGCGTGCACGGAGTCGGCAGGCCGAGCCGGATCCCGAGCTGCGCGCACTCGGCGCCTGGGAGGAGTACGTCGATCGAGCGCGGGACGCCGGCGTCCACGTGCCTCCTGGAGCGAGTCGGAGCGGTGTCGCCGCGTCCATCGCCGGGCCGGCGTCGCTCGGGATCGCCGCGGCCGTGGATCGAGCCGTGTTCTCGCCGCGCGGGATCGACGGTGCCCAGGCCGACGGCATCTGGGCCGCGGTGGATCAGGAGTCGCGGGAACGCGCCGCGGCGCAGACACGGTGGCAGCGGATCCGCGCCGCGTACGCGCTGCGCTCGTACGGCGTGCGCCTCGGGAGGGGCCGAACGCGCGACGCGAGCGACAGAACGGGCACGGAAGCATGGGGGAGCACAGCACAGTGA